A genome region from Natronosalvus rutilus includes the following:
- a CDS encoding MBL fold metallo-hydrolase, whose translation MTVVRVPVGGGTPEGTNSAYLVDERVLVDPGPPTESAWSNLQNGLEAELEALADLEYVVCTHWHADHVGLAPRLAEAADATVAMGERDAPLLADYAAEREARLERDAAAMVAWGVPEDVVTAVVEGDRPSPLPDATPVESLVDGQTVAGLEVLETPGHTAGHVSLATDETLVLGDAALPTYTPNVGGSDTRTRGTDPLGTYLETLDRLLAREGVESGAVTLRPGHGETVDPERIEALRGHHDERTRRVKTALESRTEATPWDLARDLFGELEGIHAKFGAGEVAAHLERLERDGVVECEEGGRYGIANE comes from the coding sequence ATGACCGTAGTTCGAGTGCCAGTCGGCGGCGGGACGCCCGAAGGAACCAACAGCGCCTACCTCGTCGACGAACGGGTTCTCGTCGATCCTGGACCGCCGACTGAGTCGGCGTGGTCGAATCTACAGAACGGCCTCGAGGCCGAACTCGAGGCGCTCGCGGACCTCGAGTACGTCGTCTGCACCCACTGGCACGCCGACCACGTCGGGCTGGCGCCGCGCCTCGCCGAAGCCGCCGACGCGACGGTTGCGATGGGCGAGCGGGACGCGCCACTGCTCGCGGACTACGCCGCCGAGCGCGAGGCCCGACTCGAGCGAGACGCTGCAGCGATGGTCGCCTGGGGCGTCCCAGAAGACGTCGTTACCGCAGTCGTCGAGGGAGATCGACCCTCACCGCTTCCCGACGCGACGCCCGTCGAGTCGCTGGTCGACGGGCAGACCGTCGCCGGCCTCGAGGTGCTTGAGACGCCCGGCCACACGGCGGGGCACGTCTCGCTCGCGACCGACGAGACGCTCGTCCTCGGGGACGCCGCGTTGCCCACGTACACCCCCAACGTCGGCGGGAGCGACACGCGGACGCGCGGCACGGACCCGCTCGGTACCTACCTCGAGACGCTGGATCGACTCCTCGCCCGCGAAGGCGTCGAATCGGGTGCGGTGACGCTCCGCCCAGGACACGGCGAAACCGTCGACCCCGAGCGGATCGAGGCGCTTCGAGGCCACCACGACGAGCGAACGCGGCGCGTCAAAACGGCCCTCGAGTCGCGCACGGAAGCGACGCCGTGGGACCTCGCTCGGGACCTGTTCGGCGAACTCGAGGGGATCCACGCCAAGTTCGGGGCCGGCGAGGTCGCGGCTCACCTGGAGCGACTCGAGCGAGACGGCGTCGTAGAGTGCGAAGAGGGCGGCCGGTACGGAATAGCGAACGAGTGA
- a CDS encoding cupin domain-containing protein: protein MSYRKVNYEEVEQVSDAMHLLSEPLGCRQVGVTFSRCPPNWNSKPHDHTGDDHEEVYVLVRGAAEVRVDDESVPVEEGDAVWIAPEAERQIRNGDEESAFVLISAPEFDSGQADDDDTWSLTGFQG from the coding sequence ATGAGCTACCGGAAGGTGAACTACGAGGAGGTCGAGCAGGTCTCGGACGCGATGCACCTCCTGAGCGAGCCGCTGGGATGTCGCCAGGTCGGCGTCACGTTCTCCCGGTGTCCGCCGAACTGGAACAGCAAACCGCACGACCACACCGGCGACGATCACGAAGAGGTGTACGTCCTGGTTCGAGGCGCCGCGGAGGTTCGCGTCGACGACGAGTCGGTCCCCGTCGAGGAGGGGGACGCGGTCTGGATTGCACCGGAGGCGGAACGGCAGATCAGAAACGGCGACGAAGAGAGCGCGTTCGTGCTGATAAGCGCCCCCGAGTTCGATTCGGGGCAAGCTGACGACGACGATACCTGGTCGCTCACTGGTTTTCAGGGCTGA
- a CDS encoding TIGR04024 family LLM class F420-dependent oxidoreductase, whose product MTRKTLHLPVAAQPSIQSLVDIAKRGEERGYERAWVPETWGRDVVTVLTRIATETDEIGIGPSIANVYSRSPALLGQTAATLQEVSDGRLRLGIGPSGPAVIEGWHGADFDRPLRRTREYLEIVRAVTSGETLYYDGDIFSLAGFRLRCDPPETSIPVDVAGMGPKSVELAGRFADGWHAIVFTPEGMRERLEDLERGIDLGDRERDDVRVTLSLTTCALEDGERARDLARQHLAFYVGAMGTYYRESLARQGYEEEANDIAAAWSSGDHERACSLIPEDLLDDLGVAGTPDRARAELEKFEAIDGVDSLAIGFPRGATTEEIEATIDVLAPGR is encoded by the coding sequence ATGACCAGAAAAACGCTTCACCTGCCCGTCGCCGCACAGCCATCCATCCAGTCGCTCGTCGACATCGCCAAACGGGGCGAGGAGCGGGGATACGAACGCGCGTGGGTCCCGGAAACGTGGGGGCGCGACGTCGTAACCGTCCTCACGCGAATCGCCACCGAGACCGACGAGATCGGAATTGGCCCGAGCATCGCCAACGTCTACTCGCGCTCCCCGGCGCTCCTGGGTCAGACGGCCGCCACCCTCCAGGAGGTCTCCGATGGCCGCCTCCGCCTCGGCATCGGTCCCAGTGGTCCGGCCGTCATCGAGGGCTGGCACGGCGCCGACTTCGATCGCCCCCTCCGGCGCACGCGCGAGTACCTCGAGATCGTCCGGGCGGTGACCAGCGGCGAGACGCTGTACTACGACGGCGACATATTCTCGCTGGCCGGCTTTCGGTTGCGCTGTGATCCGCCCGAAACGTCGATTCCCGTCGACGTCGCCGGCATGGGGCCGAAGTCCGTCGAACTGGCTGGCCGGTTCGCGGACGGCTGGCACGCCATCGTCTTCACGCCCGAGGGCATGCGCGAACGTCTGGAGGACCTCGAGCGCGGCATCGACCTCGGTGACCGCGAGCGCGACGACGTTCGCGTGACGCTCTCGCTGACCACTTGCGCGCTCGAGGACGGCGAACGGGCCCGCGACCTCGCCCGCCAGCACCTGGCGTTCTACGTCGGCGCGATGGGCACGTACTACCGGGAGTCCCTCGCCCGGCAGGGGTACGAGGAGGAAGCGAACGATATCGCGGCTGCCTGGTCGAGCGGCGACCACGAGCGGGCGTGTTCGCTGATTCCCGAGGACCTGCTCGACGACCTCGGCGTGGCGGGGACGCCCGATAGAGCCCGCGCCGAACTCGAGAAGTTCGAGGCGATCGACGGCGTCGATTCGCTCGCTATCGGCTTCCCGCGGGGGGCCACGACCGAGGAGATCGAAGCGACGATCGACGTGCTCGCACCCGGGCGCTGA
- a CDS encoding SDR family NAD(P)-dependent oxidoreductase — MTVEQFHVDGDVAIVTGASSGIGRTIAERFADDGVDVVICSREQENVDPVADAIEDSDRPGNTLAVECDVTDSEAVAALVEATVETFGGLDILVNNAGASFMANFDGISENGWRTILDINLTGTYLCTHAAADHLKDGGGIVVNLSSVAGIKGAPYMSHYAAAKAGVNALTSSLGFEWASEGVRVNAVAPGFVATKGVEAQMGIAADEVDRDEIDRRMGTVEEIADVVQFLASPASSYLVGQTLEAGGKPAIMENPDT; from the coding sequence ATGACGGTCGAACAGTTCCACGTCGACGGCGACGTCGCCATCGTGACCGGCGCCTCGAGCGGCATCGGCCGGACCATCGCCGAGCGATTCGCCGACGACGGCGTCGACGTCGTGATCTGTTCGCGCGAGCAGGAGAACGTCGATCCCGTCGCCGACGCCATCGAGGACAGCGATCGACCTGGAAACACACTCGCCGTCGAGTGCGACGTGACCGATAGCGAGGCCGTCGCGGCTCTCGTGGAGGCGACCGTCGAGACGTTCGGCGGACTAGATATCCTCGTGAACAACGCGGGCGCCAGCTTCATGGCCAACTTCGACGGCATCAGCGAGAACGGCTGGCGAACGATCCTGGACATCAATCTCACTGGAACCTACCTGTGTACCCACGCGGCCGCCGACCACCTCAAGGACGGCGGCGGCATCGTCGTCAACCTCTCGAGCGTCGCCGGGATCAAGGGCGCGCCGTATATGAGCCACTACGCGGCGGCGAAAGCCGGCGTCAACGCCCTCACGTCGTCGCTGGGCTTCGAGTGGGCAAGTGAGGGCGTCCGCGTGAACGCTGTCGCTCCCGGTTTCGTCGCGACGAAGGGCGTCGAGGCCCAGATGGGGATCGCCGCGGACGAGGTCGACCGCGACGAAATCGACCGACGGATGGGAACCGTCGAGGAAATCGCCGACGTCGTCCAGTTCCTCGCCAGCCCCGCCTCGTCGTACCTCGTCGGCCAGACGCTCGAGGCCGGCGGCAAACCAGCGATCATGGAGAACCCCGATACCTGA
- a CDS encoding tubulin/FtsZ family protein produces the protein MKLALIGFGQAGGKVVDAFCAFDETIGGHVVEAAIAVNTATADLRGLEHVTPENRVLIGQSRVKGHGVGADNELGAEVAAADVDEIQTAIDRVPVHDLDAFLIVAGLGGGTGSGGAPVLATHLKRIYNEPVYGLGILPGTDEGGIYTLNAARSFRTFTREVDSLVVFDNDAWRQTGESVESGFERSNRELVERVGRLFAAGEVSSGDHVAESVVDASEIINTLENGIATIGYATQSVDSNTSGILERVSRTSSSTHFGTEHEATNRITSLVRKATLGRLTLPCSVASADKGLVVATGPPDELSRKGIERGRTWLEEETGSMEIRGGDYPRPGADEVGAIVLLSGVTDVPRIEQLQSVAVETKETTSAIRAEQAGDLESLLDTSGELDALF, from the coding sequence ATGAAACTCGCACTCATCGGTTTCGGTCAGGCAGGCGGAAAGGTCGTCGACGCCTTCTGTGCGTTCGACGAAACGATCGGTGGCCACGTCGTCGAGGCGGCGATCGCCGTCAACACCGCGACGGCCGACCTGCGCGGACTCGAGCACGTCACTCCCGAGAATCGCGTCCTGATCGGGCAGTCTCGCGTGAAGGGCCACGGGGTCGGCGCCGACAACGAGTTGGGCGCCGAGGTCGCCGCAGCCGACGTCGACGAGATACAGACGGCGATCGACCGCGTCCCCGTCCACGACCTCGACGCCTTCCTGATCGTGGCTGGTCTGGGTGGCGGGACGGGATCGGGCGGCGCCCCCGTGCTCGCGACGCACCTCAAACGGATCTACAACGAGCCGGTGTACGGCCTCGGCATCCTCCCCGGGACGGACGAGGGCGGCATCTACACGCTCAACGCCGCCCGGTCGTTCCGGACTTTCACGCGCGAGGTCGATTCGCTGGTCGTCTTCGACAACGACGCCTGGCGCCAGACCGGCGAGTCGGTGGAGAGCGGGTTCGAACGGAGCAACCGGGAACTCGTCGAGCGAGTCGGTCGACTCTTCGCCGCCGGCGAGGTGTCGTCGGGCGACCACGTCGCCGAGAGCGTGGTCGACGCCTCCGAGATCATCAACACGCTCGAGAACGGCATCGCCACGATCGGCTACGCGACTCAGTCGGTCGATTCGAATACGTCCGGTATCCTCGAGCGCGTCTCCAGAACGTCCTCGAGCACCCACTTCGGCACCGAACACGAGGCGACGAACCGAATCACGAGTCTCGTCCGAAAGGCGACGCTGGGCCGACTGACGCTCCCCTGTTCGGTCGCGAGCGCCGACAAGGGGCTCGTCGTGGCGACCGGCCCGCCGGACGAACTGAGCCGGAAGGGAATCGAGCGCGGACGAACCTGGCTCGAGGAGGAGACCGGGAGCATGGAGATTCGCGGCGGCGATTATCCGCGACCGGGCGCCGACGAGGTGGGGGCGATCGTGCTCCTCTCCGGAGTCACGGACGTACCCCGCATCGAGCAACTTCAGTCGGTCGCCGTCGAGACCAAGGAGACGACCTCGGCGATTCGAGCTGAACAGGCTGGCGACCTGGAGTCGCTGCTCGACACCAGCGGTGAACTCGACGCGCTGTTCTAG
- a CDS encoding ABC transporter substrate-binding protein encodes MDNRVRRRDVLATLGAGASASLAGCSEYIWSGTNGTSPDPISLEIKTVPTDDDVIAPKIANQLTNNLRAVGIDTDHVPLEEAELYREVLIERNYDVFIIRHPGFDEIDSLRSLLHSDFVGEQGWQNPFRFSDPTADDFLDSQREAEGGDRREIFDSLFTYLTQDDTAPYTVVAHHDHLGAVNTDLSLSRIPFTPREYLEAVTNPPDDEIDRPLRAGLFGYQRTSRLNPLVVDLTDVQTILDLVYDPLVRKFEEEYVHWLADGIEWEESGGALEATVTLHDGLHWHDGEPIDAEDVRFTVDFLSDTSLGEAESPVTAPQLRGRQSLIDEVTVVGERTARVRFDDVSREVARWALTLPLLPEHIWYERSELVGDHQTDALEWDNSEPIGSGLFAFVESEDGESVTLELFEDHVLYEPESADEDEPATDDPVTEPESDGGGANETDDELEDGNGDGDADGDDQFDDEDTSTETDARFDGLEFRVLPNVGAALDALIDGNLDFIANQIPAAQLDEVADEEAIRTTTQDTGAFYMIGYNLTHSSLGNPRFRGVISQLIDRENAAEGIFHGYARAPETQSAFVGIPDDRWDTDRRASGYAFPGQDGELDEEQARGLFEEAGYSYVNGELVE; translated from the coding sequence ATGGATAATCGGGTACGTCGGCGAGACGTCCTGGCCACGCTCGGGGCCGGTGCCAGCGCGTCCCTCGCCGGCTGTTCGGAGTACATCTGGTCGGGAACCAATGGCACCTCGCCCGACCCAATCTCGCTCGAGATCAAGACCGTTCCGACCGACGACGACGTCATCGCTCCGAAGATCGCGAACCAGTTGACCAACAACCTCCGTGCAGTCGGGATCGACACCGATCACGTCCCGCTCGAGGAAGCCGAACTCTACCGAGAGGTGCTAATCGAGCGAAACTACGACGTCTTCATCATTCGCCACCCCGGCTTCGACGAAATCGACTCGCTTCGATCGCTCCTCCACTCGGACTTCGTCGGCGAGCAGGGCTGGCAGAACCCGTTTCGATTCTCCGACCCGACGGCGGACGATTTCCTCGATTCACAGCGCGAAGCGGAGGGAGGCGACCGACGCGAAATTTTCGACTCCCTGTTTACCTACCTCACCCAGGATGATACGGCTCCGTACACCGTCGTCGCCCACCACGACCACCTCGGCGCCGTCAACACCGATCTCTCACTCTCTCGGATCCCGTTTACCCCACGGGAGTATCTCGAGGCCGTCACGAATCCACCCGACGACGAGATCGACCGACCACTCCGCGCCGGCCTGTTCGGCTATCAACGCACGTCACGCCTGAACCCGCTCGTCGTCGACCTGACCGACGTCCAGACGATTCTGGACCTGGTGTACGATCCACTCGTTCGAAAGTTCGAGGAGGAGTACGTCCACTGGCTCGCCGACGGCATCGAGTGGGAGGAATCCGGCGGCGCGCTCGAGGCGACGGTGACGCTCCACGACGGCCTCCACTGGCACGACGGCGAGCCAATCGACGCCGAGGACGTCCGGTTCACGGTCGATTTCCTCTCCGATACCTCGCTCGGAGAAGCCGAGAGCCCCGTCACGGCCCCACAGTTACGGGGTCGGCAGTCGCTGATCGACGAGGTTACCGTCGTCGGCGAGCGAACCGCCCGCGTTCGCTTCGACGACGTCTCCCGAGAAGTGGCCCGATGGGCGCTCACGCTCCCGCTCCTTCCCGAGCACATCTGGTACGAGCGGTCAGAACTCGTCGGCGATCACCAGACTGACGCCCTTGAGTGGGACAACTCCGAACCCATCGGTTCCGGCCTATTCGCGTTCGTCGAGTCCGAAGACGGGGAGTCGGTCACCCTCGAGTTGTTCGAGGACCACGTGCTGTACGAACCCGAATCCGCGGACGAAGACGAACCGGCGACGGACGACCCCGTAACGGAGCCCGAGTCAGACGGTGGCGGGGCCAACGAGACGGACGATGAACTCGAGGATGGGAACGGGGACGGGGATGCAGATGGGGACGATCAGTTCGACGACGAAGACACGTCCACAGAGACCGACGCCAGATTCGACGGCCTCGAGTTTCGCGTCCTCCCGAACGTCGGCGCCGCTCTCGACGCGCTGATCGACGGCAACCTCGACTTCATCGCCAATCAGATTCCGGCGGCCCAACTCGACGAAGTCGCGGACGAGGAAGCCATACGGACGACGACCCAGGACACCGGGGCGTTCTACATGATCGGGTACAACCTGACTCACTCCTCACTCGGCAATCCGCGGTTCAGAGGCGTGATATCGCAGTTGATCGACCGCGAAAACGCAGCCGAAGGAATTTTTCACGGGTATGCGAGGGCGCCAGAGACCCAGAGCGCCTTCGTCGGCATCCCCGACGACCGATGGGACACCGACCGGCGCGCCTCGGGATACGCATTTCCGGGTCAGGACGGGGAACTCGACGAAGAGCAGGCACGAGGGCTGTTCGAGGAGGCCGGATACAGTTACGTCAACGGCGAACTCGTCGAGTGA
- a CDS encoding phosphatase PAP2 family protein, with translation MALEGVVLDLALGVGVMLCSATLVLVGPARFTRALRDAGSRFRNASLTLGTFLGVLLLRWGSSQSVPWTSQDVMSWLQFRVVGRNITPLIDRFERELFAENPVIVLQSLESDLLTSFFVFSYLYGYAFLLLFPFVAYFSLGRMDRFNSLVLAFTANYAIGLLCYVLFIAYGPRNLLALEVVPLLYESYPQARFLTNEINQNTNVFPSLHTSLSVSVFFLALATRDEYPLWVPISGILALSVVVSTMYLGIHWFSDVAAGIVLAAVSVYIGLNFDLEKYRRPLLAAASRQASRVNGR, from the coding sequence ATGGCACTCGAAGGAGTCGTGCTGGACCTCGCGCTCGGCGTCGGCGTGATGCTCTGCTCTGCGACGCTGGTCCTGGTCGGGCCGGCACGATTCACCCGCGCACTCAGGGATGCCGGCTCGCGGTTTCGAAACGCATCCCTCACTCTCGGCACCTTCCTCGGTGTGTTGCTCCTCAGATGGGGGTCCTCCCAGAGCGTCCCGTGGACCTCCCAGGACGTCATGTCGTGGTTACAGTTTCGCGTCGTCGGCCGAAACATCACGCCGCTGATCGACCGATTCGAGCGGGAACTGTTCGCCGAGAACCCCGTCATCGTACTCCAGTCGCTCGAGAGCGACCTCCTGACGTCGTTTTTCGTCTTCAGTTACCTCTATGGCTACGCCTTCTTGCTCCTGTTCCCGTTCGTCGCGTACTTCTCGCTAGGGCGAATGGACCGGTTCAATTCGCTGGTGCTCGCGTTTACGGCGAATTACGCCATCGGCCTGCTCTGTTACGTGTTGTTCATCGCCTACGGGCCGCGAAACCTGCTCGCCCTCGAGGTCGTCCCGCTCCTCTACGAGTCCTATCCACAGGCCCGGTTCCTGACCAACGAGATCAACCAGAACACGAACGTCTTCCCCTCGCTTCACACGTCGCTATCGGTGAGCGTCTTCTTCCTCGCGCTGGCGACCCGCGACGAGTATCCGCTTTGGGTGCCCATCTCGGGCATCCTGGCGCTGAGCGTCGTGGTATCGACGATGTACCTCGGCATCCACTGGTTCTCGGATGTCGCCGCCGGGATCGTTCTCGCGGCCGTGAGCGTCTACATCGGGCTCAACTTCGACCTCGAGAAGTACCGACGGCCGCTCCTGGCAGCTGCGTCGCGCCAGGCCAGCCGAGTGAACGGGAGGTAG
- a CDS encoding sugar phosphate isomerase/epimerase family protein: MDIGVHTPPLYGESLEDAVAYLAERGVGAIEPGVGGYPGDTHLPRDEYLDDEDAQADLHALLEDHEMRISALATHNNPLHPDEERASEADTELREAIGLADQLAVGTVTCFSGLPAGGPEDEVPNWITAPWPSEHADAHEYQWEVAREYWGDLAAYADDHGVDLAIEMHPNMLVYEPSGLLELREATNERVGANFDPSHLYWQGISITDAIRHLGKRDAIHHVHAKDTRIYEEESRVKGVLDTTAYDDESNRSWLFRSVGYGHGEAHWKDIVSTLRMVGYDDVLSIEHEDSLTSSTEGLEKAIELLERAVFTDRPGEAYWAE, from the coding sequence ATGGACATCGGCGTACACACCCCACCGCTGTACGGTGAATCGCTCGAGGACGCCGTCGCCTACCTCGCCGAGCGGGGCGTCGGCGCAATCGAACCCGGCGTCGGCGGCTACCCGGGCGACACCCACCTGCCTCGAGACGAGTACCTCGACGACGAGGATGCGCAGGCGGACCTCCACGCACTGCTCGAGGACCACGAGATGCGAATCAGTGCGCTCGCGACCCACAACAATCCGCTCCACCCCGACGAGGAACGTGCGAGCGAGGCGGATACGGAACTCCGGGAGGCGATCGGGTTGGCCGACCAGCTCGCCGTCGGCACCGTCACCTGTTTCTCGGGCCTCCCAGCAGGCGGGCCGGAGGACGAGGTTCCCAACTGGATCACGGCGCCGTGGCCGAGCGAACACGCCGACGCCCACGAGTACCAGTGGGAGGTCGCCCGCGAGTACTGGGGCGACCTGGCCGCGTACGCGGACGATCACGGCGTCGACCTGGCGATCGAGATGCACCCGAACATGCTGGTCTACGAACCCAGCGGCCTGCTCGAGTTACGCGAGGCGACCAACGAGCGCGTCGGGGCGAACTTCGACCCCTCGCACCTCTATTGGCAGGGAATCTCGATCACGGACGCGATCCGTCATCTCGGGAAACGCGACGCGATCCACCACGTCCACGCCAAAGACACCCGAATCTACGAGGAGGAGTCGCGCGTGAAGGGCGTCCTGGACACGACGGCCTACGACGACGAGTCCAACCGGTCGTGGCTGTTCCGCTCGGTCGGCTACGGTCACGGCGAGGCCCACTGGAAGGACATCGTCTCGACGCTGCGAATGGTCGGTTACGACGACGTACTGAGCATCGAGCACGAGGACTCGCTCACGAGTTCGACGGAGGGCCTCGAGAAGGCCATCGAACTGCTCGAGCGGGCGGTCTTCACGGACCGGCCGGGCGAAGCCTACTGGGCCGAGTGA
- a CDS encoding Gfo/Idh/MocA family protein: MTPQHDRTTLRTGLVGLGNIGQYHAERLLDLGVPLVGGMDISAEARESFARRYDVDAYDDHTDLYDEVDAVIVTTPNKFHEEYTVAALERDVHVLVEKPLAHSLESARRIVDAAKASDAVCMVGFNNRFLNTVRIVRDRIERGDLGRVNHIEANYVRRRGVPGRGSWFTRRAVAGGGALIDLGVHAIDLALYLHEYPEVVEVNGVTRTAFGTQEEYAYLDMWGDDAGPDEFDVDDSASAFIRCADNRTISLEVAWATNRPPTHEFFVRGTEAAARFDFLEGDLSFYSASAAGPHHLEDTSVETAHNDTHADEQRAFFDAIVSGRSLKDSVDQAFAVQQVIDAIYRSSDIGRCVMDFESP; the protein is encoded by the coding sequence ATGACGCCACAACACGACCGAACGACGCTTCGAACCGGCCTCGTCGGCCTCGGTAACATCGGGCAGTACCATGCCGAGCGCCTGCTCGACCTCGGCGTCCCCCTCGTCGGCGGCATGGACATCTCCGCGGAGGCTCGAGAGAGCTTCGCGCGCCGCTACGATGTCGACGCGTACGACGACCACACCGACCTCTACGACGAGGTCGACGCCGTGATTGTCACCACGCCGAACAAGTTCCACGAGGAGTACACCGTCGCCGCACTCGAGCGGGACGTGCACGTGCTGGTCGAGAAACCGCTCGCCCACTCCCTCGAGAGCGCCAGGCGAATCGTCGACGCCGCGAAGGCAAGCGATGCCGTCTGCATGGTCGGGTTCAACAACCGCTTCCTGAACACCGTTCGAATCGTCCGCGACCGGATCGAACGCGGCGACCTTGGGCGAGTGAACCACATCGAGGCGAACTACGTCCGGCGGCGAGGAGTTCCAGGCCGTGGCTCCTGGTTCACCCGTCGGGCGGTCGCGGGCGGCGGCGCGTTGATCGACCTCGGCGTCCACGCCATCGACCTCGCGCTCTACCTGCACGAGTACCCCGAGGTCGTCGAGGTAAACGGCGTGACGCGAACCGCGTTCGGTACCCAGGAGGAGTACGCCTACCTCGACATGTGGGGCGACGACGCCGGGCCGGACGAGTTCGACGTGGACGACTCCGCCAGCGCGTTTATTCGCTGTGCGGACAACCGGACCATCTCGCTCGAGGTCGCCTGGGCGACGAACCGCCCGCCGACCCACGAGTTCTTCGTCCGCGGAACCGAGGCGGCCGCGCGGTTCGACTTCCTCGAGGGGGACCTCTCGTTTTACTCCGCGAGTGCAGCCGGGCCACATCACCTCGAGGATACGTCCGTGGAGACGGCTCACAACGACACCCACGCCGACGAACAACGCGCGTTTTTCGACGCCATCGTCAGCGGTCGGTCGCTCAAGGACAGCGTCGACCAGGCGTTCGCGGTGCAGCAGGTGATCGATGCAATCTATCGCTCGAGCGACATCGGCAGGTGCGTGATGGACTTCGAGTCCCCCTGA
- a CDS encoding ABC transporter ATP-binding protein, whose amino-acid sequence MARVTLEHVTKRYEDVTAVDDMNLEIEDGEFVCLVGPSGCGKSTTMETIAGLTKPTEGTIHIGDVDVTNLPPKDRGVSMVFQNIALFPHMDVYENISFGLRLRKYDKDEIDRRVDQAADIVQLEGMLDRMPDEMSGGQRQRVAIARAIVREPDVFLMDEPLANLDAKLRVHMRTELQRLHKQLETTIIYVTHDQAEAMTMSDRIAVINAGELQQIDPPLICYNEPANLFVAGFIGSPSMNFVEGELAEDGFRSEWFDVSFDPSAVEGVTVGDPVTLGVRPEDVHLADRTESLSTATREIPVTTDVLEPMGNEVFVYLRLADGPSRTMDQDVAGASMGELLMSLDPDTPIEEDQETSVVLDRSSIHLFDTRSGEALAHGIETLAEQPRGDDTTPTEAESDSYS is encoded by the coding sequence ATGGCACGCGTAACACTCGAACACGTCACGAAACGCTACGAAGACGTCACCGCAGTCGACGACATGAACCTCGAGATCGAAGATGGGGAGTTCGTCTGCCTCGTCGGTCCCTCGGGCTGTGGGAAGTCGACGACGATGGAGACCATCGCTGGCCTCACGAAGCCCACGGAAGGGACGATTCACATCGGCGACGTCGACGTCACGAACTTGCCGCCGAAGGATCGCGGGGTGTCGATGGTCTTCCAGAACATCGCGCTGTTCCCGCACATGGACGTCTACGAGAACATCTCGTTCGGCCTCCGGCTCCGGAAGTACGACAAGGACGAGATCGACCGCCGGGTCGACCAGGCCGCCGACATCGTCCAGCTCGAGGGCATGCTCGATCGGATGCCCGACGAGATGTCCGGCGGACAACGCCAGCGTGTGGCAATTGCGCGGGCAATCGTCCGCGAACCGGACGTCTTCCTGATGGACGAGCCGCTGGCGAACCTCGACGCCAAGCTCAGGGTACACATGCGGACCGAACTCCAGCGCCTGCACAAACAGCTCGAGACGACGATCATCTACGTCACCCACGACCAGGCCGAGGCGATGACGATGTCCGATCGCATCGCCGTCATCAACGCGGGCGAACTCCAGCAGATCGATCCGCCGCTGATCTGTTACAACGAACCTGCCAATCTGTTCGTCGCCGGCTTCATCGGCTCGCCGTCGATGAACTTCGTCGAGGGCGAACTCGCCGAGGACGGATTCCGAAGCGAGTGGTTCGACGTCTCGTTCGACCCGTCCGCGGTCGAGGGCGTCACGGTGGGCGACCCCGTGACGCTCGGCGTCAGGCCGGAGGACGTCCACCTGGCCGATCGAACCGAGTCGCTCTCGACCGCCACACGGGAGATCCCCGTCACCACGGACGTCCTGGAGCCGATGGGCAACGAGGTGTTCGTCTACCTGCGCCTCGCGGACGGTCCGAGTCGAACGATGGACCAGGACGTCGCCGGGGCATCGATGGGCGAGTTGCTCATGAGCCTCGACCCCGACACGCCGATCGAGGAAGACCAGGAGACCAGTGTCGTCCTGGATCGCTCGAGCATCCACCTCTTCGACACCAGGTCGGGCGAGGCGCTCGCCCACGGCATCGAGACGCTCGCCGAACAGCCCCGAGGCGACGACACGACGCCGACCGAAGCGGAATCCGACAGCTACTCATGA